One part of the Melospiza melodia melodia isolate bMelMel2 chromosome 3, bMelMel2.pri, whole genome shotgun sequence genome encodes these proteins:
- the SMIM26 gene encoding small integral membrane protein 26 isoform X2: MKPARAAVWNARAALVYSLGAWTTLGALIYYGRMENGSTENRNDPEASQPRKEVHTKEYPFGLTVTTEITYKEVQPPLTRLLRRVVSFFVPDDGPPSEK, encoded by the exons ATGAAGCCGGCGCGCGCCGCCGTGTGGAACGCCCGGGCCGCGCTGGTCTATTCGCTGGGCGCCTGGACCACGCTGGGCGCCCTCATCTACTACGGCCGCATGGAGAACGGCAGCACCG AGAATAGAAATGATCCTGAGGCAAGCCAACCCCGCAAGGAAGTACACACTAAGGAATATCCTTTTGGATTGACAGTGACAACAGAAATAACTTACAAAGAGGTTCAGCCTCCCCTTACTCGGCTGCTCAGGCGTGTGGTGTCGTTCTTTGTTCCTGATGACGGCCCTCCTTCTGAGAAGTGA
- the SMIM26 gene encoding small integral membrane protein 26 isoform X1 produces the protein MKPARAAVWNARAALVYSLGAWTTLGALIYYGRMENGSTGTENRNDPEASQPRKEVHTKEYPFGLTVTTEITYKEVQPPLTRLLRRVVSFFVPDDGPPSEK, from the exons ATGAAGCCGGCGCGCGCCGCCGTGTGGAACGCCCGGGCCGCGCTGGTCTATTCGCTGGGCGCCTGGACCACGCTGGGCGCCCTCATCTACTACGGCCGCATGGAGAACGGCAGCACCGGTACCG AGAATAGAAATGATCCTGAGGCAAGCCAACCCCGCAAGGAAGTACACACTAAGGAATATCCTTTTGGATTGACAGTGACAACAGAAATAACTTACAAAGAGGTTCAGCCTCCCCTTACTCGGCTGCTCAGGCGTGTGGTGTCGTTCTTTGTTCCTGATGACGGCCCTCCTTCTGAGAAGTGA
- the SEC23B gene encoding protein transport protein Sec23B: MATYLEFIQQNEERDGVRFSWNVWPSSRLEATRMVVPLACLLTPLKERLDLPPVQYEPVLCSRPTCKAVLNPLCQVDYRAKLWACNFCFQRNQFPPAYAGISEVNQPAELMPQFSTIEYIVQRGPQTPLIFLYVVDTCLEEEDLQALKESLQMSLSLLPPDALVGLITFGRMVQVHELSCEGISKSYVFRGTKDLTAKQIQDMLGLSRPAVPMQQGRPLQTPEQPVISSRFLQPVHKIDMNLTDLLGELQRDPWPVTQGKRPLRSTGVALSIAVGLLEGTFPNTGARIMLFTGGPPTQGPGMVVGDELKTPIRSWHDIEKDNARFMKKATKHYETLAHRSAANGHCIDIYACALDQTGLLEMKCCANLTGGHMVMGDSFNTSLFKQTFQRVFSKGYNGEFRMAFGANLDVKTSRELKIAGAIGPCISLNAKGPCVSENELGIGGTSQWKICSLDPSTTLAIYFEVVNQHNAPIPQGGRGAVQFVTHYQHSSTQKRIRVTTIARNWADAQTQLQHIEAAFDQESAAVLMARLGVYRAESEEGPDVLRWLDRQLIRLCQKFGQYNKDDPNSFRLSESFSLYPQFIFHLRRSPFLQVFNNSPDESSYYRHHFARQDLTQSLIMIQPILYAYSFHGPPEPVLLDSSSILPDRILLMDTFFQIVIYLGETIAQWQKAGYQDMPEYENFKHLLQAPLDDAQEILQTRFPMPRYIHTEHGGSQARFLLSKVNPSQTHNNLYAWGQESGAPILTDDVSLQVFMDHLKKLAVSSAS, translated from the exons ATGGCGACGTACCTGGAGTTCATCCAGCAGAACGAGGAGCGCGACGGGGTGCGCTTCAGCTGGAACGTGTGGCCCTCCAGCAGGCTGGAGGCCACCAGGATGGTTGTGCCCCTGGCCTGTCTGCTGACCCCACTGAAGGAGCGCCTGGACCTGCCCCCCGTGCAGTATgagccagtgctctgcagcaggcCCACCTGCAAAGCTGTGCTCAACCCTCTCTG CCAAGTTGACTATCGGGCCAAGCTTTGGGCTTGTAACTTCTGTTTTCAGAGAAACCAG TTCCCCCCAGCCTATGCTGGCATTTCTGAAGTCAATCAGCCAGCAGAGCTTATGCCTCAGTTTTCAACAATTGAATACATAGTGCAG CGAGGTCCGCAGACGCCGCTGATCTTCCTGTATGTTGTGGACACgtgcttggaggaggaggatTTGCAGGCCCTGAAGGAGTCCCTGCAGAtgtccctgagcctgctgcccccTGATGCCCTGGTGGGGCTCATCACTTTTGGCAGGATGGTCCAGGTTcacgagctgagctgtgaagGGATTTCCAAGAGCTACGTGTTCCGGGGCACCAAGGACCTGACAGCCAAGCAAATCCAG GATATGCTTGGGCTTTCGAGGCCAGCTGTCCCCATGCAACAGGGAAGACCTCTTCAAACTCCAGAGCAGCCTGTTATTTCCAGCAG GTTCCTACAGCCTGTGCATAAGATTGACATGAATTTAACAGATCTGcttggagagctgcagagggacccATGGCCAGTGACCCAGGGAAAGAGACCCCTGCGTTCTACTGGAGTGGCTCTTTCCATTGCAGTTGGCTTGTTGGAG GGCacatttccaaacacaggggccaGAATAATGCTGTTCACAGGTGGGCCACCAACACAGGGGCCAGGCATGGTGGTGGGAGATGAACTGAAAACCCCCATCCGTTCCTGGCATGACATAGAGAAGGACAATGCAAGGTTCATGAAGAAGGCCACCAAA CACTACGAGACTCTGGCCCACCGCTCTGCGGCCAACGGGCACTGCATCGACATCTACGCCTGTGCCCTGgaccagacagggctgctggagatgaaGTGCTGTGCAAACCTCACTGG aGGACACATGGTGATGGGAGACTCCTTCAACACTTCTCTCTTCAAGCAGACCTTCCAGAGGGTATTTAGCAAGGGCTACAATGGGGAATTTCGGATGGCTTTTGGTGCAAATCTGGATGTGAAG ACCTCCAGGGAGCTgaaaattgcaggagccattggACCATGCATATCCCTGAATGCTAAAGGGCCGTGTGTGTCTGAAAAT GAACTTGGAATTGGAGGGACATCTCAATGGAAAATCTGTAGTCTGGATCCCAGTACAACTCTGGCCATCTACTTTGAAGTGGTAAATCAG CACAATGCACCCATCCCTCAGGGAGGCAGGGGGGCAGTGCAGTTTGTCACCCACTATCAACACTCCAGCACGCAGAAGCGCATTCGTGTCACCACCATAGCCAGAAA CTGGGCAGATGCACAGACTCAGCTCCAGCACATCGAGGCCGCGTTTGACCAGGAGTCGGCTGCGGTGCTGATGGCACGGCTGGGAGTGTACAGGGCTGAGTCTGAGGAGGGACCTGATGTTCTGCGTTGGCTGGACAGGCAGCTCATCAGGCTG TGTCAGAAATTTGGACAGTACAACAAAGATGATCCCAACTCCTTTAGGCTGTCAGAATCATTTTCTTTGTATCCTCAG TTCATCTTCCACCTGCGCCGCTCCCCGTTCCTGCAGGTCTTCAATAACAGCCCCGATGAATCTTCCTATTACCGGCACCACTTTGCCAGGCAGGACCTGACCCAGTCCCTCATTATGATCCAGCCCATCCTTTATGCCTATTCTTTCCATGGGCCTCCTGAG CCAGTGCTTTTGGACAGCAGCAGTATTCTTCCTGACAGGATCCTCCTGATGGATACTTTCTTCCAGATAGTGATCTACCTTGGTGAG ACTATTGCCCAGTGGCAGAAAGCTGGATACCAAGACATGCCTGAATATGAAAACTTTAAGCACCTCCTGCAAGCCCCACTGGATGATGCCCAGGAAATCCTGCAAACCAGATTCCCAATGCCACGTTACATCCACACTGAGCACGGGGGCAGTCAG GCCCGGTTCCTCCTGTCTAAAGTGAATCCTTCTCAGACCCACAATAACCTCTATGCCTGGGGCCAG GAATCAGGAGCTCCAATCCTGACAGATGATGTGAGTCTCCAGGTGTTCATGGACCACCTGAAAAAGCTGGCCGTCTCCAGTGCATCGTGA
- the POLR3F gene encoding DNA-directed RNA polymerase III subunit RPC6 codes for MAEVKVKPEVPDPMDIESRILELCHQFPHGITDQVIQNDMPHMEAQQRAVAINRLLSMGQLDLLRSSAGLLYRIKDSQNASKMKGSDNQEKLVYQIIEDAGNKGIWSRDIRYKSNLPLTEINKILKNLESKKLIKAVKSVAASKKKVYMLYNLQPDRSVTGGAWYSDQDFESEFVEVLNQQCFKFLQSKAEAARDSKQNPMIQRNSSFASSHEVWKYICELGISKVELSMEDIETILNTLIYDGKVEMTIIAAKEGTVGSVDGQMRLYRAVSPLIQPTGLVRTPCGLCPVFDDCHEGGEISPSNCIYMTEWLEF; via the exons ATGGCGGAGGTGAAGGTGAAGCCGGAGGTGCCGGATCCCATGGACATCGAGAGCAG GATCCTTGAGCTGTGCCACCAGTTCCCCCATGGCATCACGGACCAGGTGATCCAGAATGACATGCCTCACATGgaagcccagcagagagctgtggCCATCAACAGGCTGCTCTCCATG GGGCAGCTGGACCTTCTGAGGAGCAGTGCAGGTCTCCTGTACAGGATCAAAGATTCCCAAAATGCAAG TAAAATGAAAGGTTCTGACAATCAAGAGAAGCTGGTTTATCAAATCATAGAGGATGCAGGCAACAAAG GTATTTGGAGCAGGGACATTAGGTACAAAAGCAATCTGCCTTTAACAGAGATCAACAAGATACTGAAAAACTTGGAAAGCAAGAAATTAATTAAAGCAGTTAAATCTGTGGCA gcaTCCAAGAAGAAGGTCTACATGCTGTACAACCTGCAGCCCGACCGCTCCGTCACTGGAGGGGCCTGGTACAGTGACCAGGATTTTGAGTCTGAGTTTGTGGAGGTGTTAAATCAACAGTGCTTTAAGTTTCTGCAGAGCAAG GCAGAGGCAGCTCGAGACAGCAAGCAGAATCCCATGATACAGAGGAACAGCTCATTTGCCTCATCCCACGAGGTGTGGAAATACATCTGTGAGCTGGGCATCAGTAAG GTAGAGTTGTCCATGGAAGACATTGAGACCATTCTGAACACTCTGATCTATGATGGCAAAGTGGAGATGACCATCATTGCTGCCAAGGAGGGGACAGTGGGCAGCGTGGATGGGCAGATGAGGCTGTACAGAGCTGTCAGTCCTCTCATCCAGCCCACTGGATTGGTCAGGACACCCTGTGGACTCTGCCCT GTTTTTGATGATTGTCATGAAGGTGGTGAGATTTCTCCATCAAACTGCATTTATATGACAGAATGGTTGGAGTTTTAA